The following proteins are encoded in a genomic region of Triticum dicoccoides isolate Atlit2015 ecotype Zavitan chromosome 1B, WEW_v2.0, whole genome shotgun sequence:
- the LOC119325769 gene encoding programmed cell death protein 2-like yields the protein MEPNADKLRGLRITSLDDEDDDETELPNQPLPASTVTVVAAASGYDDDDEDEDEEAEVMLGFLEKPKHPGLLLRHLFPSKAGGIPAWLDPVNLPTGNSSCCGFCGEPLHFVLQIYAPIESNTAAFHRTLFMFMCPSMACLHRDQHEQWTRNQGNPRRSVRVFRCQLPRTNVFYSSEPPSRNNSDKPLCAGAALCHWCGTWKGDKICGGCKKSRYCSEKHQALHWRSGHKNDCLQIINSSEASSSVLPAVGKVPARTSWPEYQIAIDDEVDLDSDGCDEDSSKSLVMQKHGKPDDTMQSWMDQFEADADNQCWAYFQERISRAPEQVLRYCRDPNVKPLWALSAGRPSNPDIPSCSYCKGPLCYEFQIMPQLLYYFDVRNEPDSLDWATIAVYTCKGSCDQNISYKEEFSWVQLYPTSISRP from the exons atggagcccaacgccgacaagctACGTGGTCTTCGCATCACCTCCCTGGACGATGAAGACGATGATGAGACAGAACTGCCCAACCAACCTCTGCCCGCCTCCACCGTGACCGTGGTTGCGGCCGCCTCGGgctatgatgatgatgacgaggatgaagatgaagaagcagaagtcatgcttgGATTCCTGGAGAAGCCGAAGcatcccggcctcctcctccgccacctCTTTCCTAGCAAGGCTGGAGGCATCCCG GCGTGGTTGGATCCCGTGAACTTGCCCACGGGGAACTCCAGCTGCTGTGGCTTCTGCGGCGAGCCCCTGCACTTTGTCCTCCAG ATTTATGCTCCAATTGAGAGCAATACAGCAGCATTCCACCGCACTCTGTTCATGTTCATGTGCCCGTCGATGGCATGCTTGCACCGAGACCAGCACGAACAGTGGACACGCAACCAAGGCAATCCTCGTAGAAG CGTGAGGGTTTTCCGGTGCCAGCTGCCTCGTACCAACGTGTTCTACTCAAGTGAACCTCCAAGTCGCAATAACTCTGACAAGCCACTATGTGCCGGAG CTGCTCTGTGTCATTGGTGTGGTACATGGAAAGGGGATAAAATATGTGGTGGCTGCAAGAAATCACGTTACTGTTCTGAGAAACATCAG GCACTGCACTGGCGCTCTGGTCATAAAAATGATTGCCTACAGATAATCAATTCTTCTGAAGCTTCAAGTTCTGTGCTGCCAGCTGTAGGAAAAG TTCCAGCTAGGACTTCTTGGCCGGAATATCAGATAGCAATTGACGATGAAGTTGATTTGGATTCTGATGGTTGTGATGAAGACAGCTCAAAGTCCTTGGTGATGCAAAAGCATGGTAAACCAGATGATACAATGCAGTCATGGATGGATCAATTTGAG GCTGATGCTGACAACCAATGCTGGGCATATTTTCAAGAGCGTATCTCAAGAGCACCAGAGCAAGTATTGAG ATACTGTCGAGATCCAAATGTAAAACCTCTGTGGGCTTTATCAGCTGGGCGTCCATCAAATCCTGACATCCCTTCATGTAGCTACTGTAAAGGTCCACTATGCTATGAATTTCAG ATAATGCCACAATTGCTTTATTACTTTGATGTGAGAAATGAACCAGACTCTCTTGATTGGGCAACAATTGCTGTGTACACATGTAAAGGATCATGTGATCAAAATATTAGCTACAAGGAAGAGTTTTCATGGGTTCAGTTATATCCTACGTCAATCTCAAGGCCGTAG
- the LOC119325789 gene encoding uncharacterized protein LOC119325789 isoform X2 produces the protein MAPALALAPIRDLLTSFSPSSDFLALSSGDGRIKVWDAVRGHLQTEFADIPAVEVGALPETKRGHLALDYTCMKWVQLSTKKKRKAGSSLLVLGTGSGDVLALDVAAGHWKWRISDCHPGGVTAVAYSRHGRSVYTGGADGMVCKIDASDGSVAGKFKSSSKAISALAVSSDGTVLATAAGQLRTFDASDNKKIQKFSGHPVSVRNMIFSNNGKYVLSSGVGERYVAIWKLGSGKSQSSSCILSMEHPAIFVDCMCSGTNATEGEIDVLAISEVGICYFWSGNNMDDLRNKKPTKIALSESSLSRTNQDFMIFAAKLQGIDGPNSAHVLLAYGSVVKPSFDKLLVCYGKDVNLGVSEDGVLLPTVQPTMHQKGQSAKTKVTITALDRANAEDAILPLPKLHTQEKKRKHGVTKPSGVKLAIDSDLGTTSRLTEKRGSDSRPSLCALGVTVGTVLATAAGQLRTFDASDNKKIQKFSGHPVSVRNMIFSNNGKYVLSSGVGERYVAIWKLGSGKSQSSSCILSMEHPAIFVDCMCSGTNATEGEIDVLAISEVGICYFWSGNNMDDLRNKKPTKIALSESSLSRTNQDFMIFAAKLQGIDGPNSAHVLLAYGSVVKPSFDKLLVCYGKDVNLGVSEDGVLLPTVQPTMHQKGQSAKTKVTITALDRANAEDAILPLPKLHTQEKKRKHGVTKPSGVKLAIDSDLGTTSRLTEKRGSDSRPSLCALGVTVG, from the exons ATGGCGCCGGCCCTCGCCCTCGCCCCGATTCGCGACCTCCTCACCTCCTTCAGCCCCTCCTCCGACTTCCTCGCCCTCTCGTCCGGCGACGGCCGCATCAAG GTATGGGACGCCGTGCGCGGCCACTTGCAGACGGAGTTCGCCGACATCCCCGCGGTGGAGGTCGGGGCGCTCCCCGAGACGAAGCGCGGCCACCTCGCCCTCGACTACACCTGCATGAAGTGGGTACAACTCTCCACCAAG AAGAAGCGGAAGGCTGGGAGTTCGCTGCTCGTGCTTGGGACGGGCAGTGGCGATGTCCTTGCGCTCGACGTTGCTGCGGGCCACTGGAAGTGGAGGATCAGCGATTGTCATCCTGG GGGTGTGACAGCAGTGGCATACTCGAGGCATGGGCGGAGTGTGTACACAGGAGGCGCTGATGGCATGGTCTGTAAGATTGATGCCTCAGATGGATCTGTTGCAGGGAAATTTAAATCTTCGTCGAAGGCAATATCTGCGTTGGCAGTTTCATCAG ATGGAACAGTTTTGGCAACAGCAGCTGGTCAGTTGAGGACCTTTGACGCTTCTGacaacaaaaaaattcaaaaattctcTGGGCATCCG GTGTCTGTGAGAAACATGATTTTTAGTAACAATGGCAAATATGTTCTGTCATCTGGAGTTGGGGAACGCTATGTTGCCATTTGGAAGTTGGGCAGTGGTAAAAGTCAGAGTTCAAGCTGTATACTCTCTATGGAACACCCAGCAATCTTTGTGGACTGCATGTGTTCAGGTACTAATGCTACTGAAGGAGAAATAGATGTGTTGGCTATCTCTGAGGTTGGTATCTGCTATTTCTGGTCTGGGAATAACATGGATGACTTGCGCAATAAGAAGCCTACTAAGATTGCCTTGTCCGAGTCCTCCCTTTCAAGAACGAATCAGGATTTCATGATATTTGCCGCAAAACTTCAAGGAATAGATGGACCTAATTCGGCTCATGTCCTTCTGGCATATGGATCCGTGGTGAAACCATCTTTCGATAAGCTGCTGGTTTGTTATGGTAAGGATGTTAATTTGGGTGTATCTGAAGATGGAGTTCTCTTACCTACAGTTCAACCCACCATGCACCAGAAAGGTCAATCTGCTAAAACAAAAG TAACTATCACTGCTCTAGACCGTGCGAATGCAGAAGATGCCATTCTTCCTCTTCCGAAGCTTCATAcacaagaaaagaaaaggaagcatGGTGTAACAAAACCGAGTGGCGTCAAACTTGCGATTGATAGTGACCTTGGTACCACTTCAAGGTTGACCGAGAAAAGAG gatcagactctcgcCCTTCACTATGTGCCCTCGGAGTTACAGTTGGAACAGTTTTGGCAACAGCAGCTGGTCAGTTGAGGACCTTTGACGCTTCTGacaacaaaaaaattcaaaaattctcTGGGCATCCG GTGTCTGTGAGAAACATGATTTTTAGTAACAATGGCAAATATGTTCTGTCATCTGGAGTTGGGGAACGCTATGTTGCCATTTGGAAGTTGGGCAGTGGTAAAAGTCAGAGTTCAAGCTGTATACTCTCTATGGAACACCCAGCAATCTTTGTGGACTGCATGTGTTCAGGTACTAATGCTACTGAAGGAGAAATAGATGTGTTGGCTATCTCTGAGGTTGGTATCTGCTATTTCTGGTCTGGGAATAACATGGATGACTTGCGCAATAAGAAGCCTACTAAGATTGCCTTGTCCGAGTCCTCCCTTTCAAGAACGAATCAGGATTTCATGATATTTGCCGCAAAACTTCAAGGAATAGATGGACCTAATTCGGCTCATGTCCTTCTGGCATATGGATCCGTGGTGAAACCATCTTTCGATAAGCTGCTGGTTTGTTATGGTAAGGATGTTAATTTGGGTGTATCTGAAGATGGAGTTCTCTTACCTACAGTTCAACCCACCATGCACCAGAAAGGTCAATCTGCTAAAACAAAAG TAACTATCACTGCTCTAGACCGTGCGAATGCAGAAGATGCCATTCTTCCTCTTCCGAAGCTTCATAcacaagaaaagaaaaggaagcatGGTGTAACAAAACCGAGTGGCGTCAAACTTGCGATTGATAGTGACCTTGGTACCACTTCAAGGTTGACCGAGAAAAGAG